The following coding sequences lie in one Monomorium pharaonis isolate MP-MQ-018 chromosome 1, ASM1337386v2, whole genome shotgun sequence genomic window:
- the LOC118644866 gene encoding uncharacterized protein LOC118644866 — protein MGTVMNKKLPHKQMVQKVKGRTFHLPLPLEQTMNKICSKTDAINKNNMELYILVRGIPTKAKIIWEEMVNLKKVFDALVWLKHNNHLYKHIILPDTCDRLCSEKNVEFFEIKETENDTEFVSDNDDNNGTLLNSKIEMQGIKNNAEAIVLNLQGDAMLTQVTDDKDSYYEQYTIYPLYEKKTRESANALYQMLKIEELPLDNREKFLDLLCFPDLYPFGVNGQHETRQMKLYDHEYIKCRLTSKHSQYRLNQQYLFYLLNNANNRQLKRGIYQKLNVTNLRDRYTALEYLQAVQKDLLESDLSTIFSTLRNTAQYWRRPRYDLECMIQHYGPATWFLTLSPGEWMWDDLGQYIREVNGWCNDSSSTSALVARDPVSASRFLDNKFKAMIDFICSEDHPIGEVIHYFWRREYQGRGIQHFHMLIWIKDAPIIGLSSEKEISEFILQHVTCKMPDKNISPLLYERVNSYQQHKHNDYCLRSKKMGRKVGRICRFGFPRSVTNTLCLRDVVSSIAGRKQLKSRNRLYDLPRTERESYINDYNPPTLIAWNGNMDIQYIGEDSRFINMYISKYVSKAGQCELSEDILDCKNQTNKSIASCLWNIGLRFLNNRECGAVEAADTLLGIPLYGTDRDTTFKWLDTNQIRYRRVKNVKEVEALDEDSTDIFCASVIDDHYPHRPKKLESMCLYKFMQWYDITKVKPQSKNIKYYKMDNGYYLKRRQRGHLIKHYKYDVKTRPENYFFSLLLMFQPWRKMEDLKNDCDTYAESFHKVKLHLVEALQYHEKLEELKKAIETVKELVQQQIDEKQHLSQDDPDNPIGVQNIQAGEAMQDFKDLGGHEEKIDISEMISKLNVDQKRVFDRVINTLSDKKSLLRLYVSGEGGTAAPTGIAAFNINGLTIHRLLQLPVEHGSTPKYKQLADHVLKVLRADLKDVILFIIDEEILLIAEDEIECTPYIKKRITKVLADNDDDNTRTAGLFKRITIKIGAKVMIRRNIDASLGLVNGTIATVISVVQDPSTDYVEKIKLLLPSDLEYFIERVSVKFQVMENAFVIRKQFPISLSYGITIHKAQGLSLQNVVTDIGLCQQILLGFCNQSTGMPCQQALSTNPELNADTECYESAMGI, from the exons ATGGGAACTGTGATGAATAAAAAGTTGCCTCACAAGCAGATGGTACAGAAAGTAAAAGGTAGAACATTTCATTTACCATTACCATTAGAACAAACAATGAACAAAATATGTTCGAAAACTGAtgcgataaataaaaacaatatggaATTGTACATTTTGGTTAGAGGTATtccaacaaaagcaaaaattatttgggaAGAAATggtaaatcttaaaaaagtatttgatgCTTTGGTATggttaaaacataataatcacctttataaacatattatactGCCAGATACTTGTGATAGATTATGTTcggaaaaaaatgtagaattttttgaaataaaagagaCAGAAAATGATACTGAATTTGTATCGGACAatgatgataataatggtacattattaaattcaaagatTGAAATGcaaggaataaaaaataatgcagaagctattgttttaaatcttcAAGGTGACGCTATGTTAACTCAGGTTACTGATGACAAGGATAGTTATTACGAACAGTATACCATTTAtcctttatatgaaaaaaaaacacgtgaAAGTGCTAACGCTTTgtatcaaatgttaaaaattgaagaattacCCCTTGATAaccgtgaaaaatttttagatctatTATGTTTTCCAGATTTATATCCTTTTGGTGTTAATGGACAACATGAAACTAGACAAATGAAACTTTATGAtcatgaatatattaaatgtcgtTTGACTTCTAAACATTCCCAATATAGATTGaatcaacaatatttgttttatttattaaataatgcgaATAATCGTCAATTAAAGCGCGgtatttatcagaaattaaatgtaaccAATTTGCGAGATCGTTACACGGCTTTGGAATATTTACAAGCAGTGCAGAAAGATTTATTGGAGTCTGATTTGAGTACGATATTTTCTACTCTAAGAAATACGGCACAATATTGGCGTAGACCAAGATATGATTTAGAGTGCATGATACAACATTACGGACCTGCGACATGGTTTTTAACATTGAGTCCTGGTGAATGGATGTGGGATGATTTAGGTCAATACATTCGTGAAGTAAATGGTTGGTGTAACGATTCGTCTTCCACCAGTGCTCTCGTTGCTAGAGATCCTGTATCAGCGTCAAGATTTctcgataataaatttaaagcaatgattgattttatttgttccgAAGATCATCCGATTGGAGAAGTTATACATTACTTCTGGCGACGAGAATATCAAGGTAGAGGGATACAACATTTTCATATGTTAATTTGGATTAAAGATGCACCAATTATTGGTCTATcttctgaaaaagaaatttctgaatttattttacaacatgTAACTTGTAAAATgccagataaaaatatttctccatTATTATATGAACGGGTTAATTCATACCAGCAACATAAACATAACGATTATTGTCTTCGTTCTAAGAAAATGGGACGTAAAGTTGGTCGTATATGTCGTTTTGGATTTCCTCGCTCTGTTACGAATACGTTATGTTTAAGAGATGTTGTAAGTTCGATAGCAGGTAGGAAACAGTTAAAGTCTAGAAATAGGCTTTATGATCTTCCTCGAACGGAGAGGGAGAGTTATATAAATGACTATAATCCCCCTACTCTTATTGCATGGAATGGAAATAtggatatacaatatattggaGAAGATTCAaggtttattaatatgtacataagtAAGTATGTAAGTAAAGCAGGACAATGTGAATTATCTGAAGATATTCTTGATTGTAAAAATCAGACAAACAAATCGATAGCGAGCTGTCTTTGGAATATTGGAttacgatttttaaataatagagaatGTGGAGCTGTTGAAGCTGCTGATACGTTGCTAGGTATTCCTTTATATGGAACTGATCGAGATACGACGTTTAAATGGTTGGATACGAATCAGATACGATATAGAAGAgtcaaaaatgttaaagaagTTGAAGCTCTCGATGAAGATTctacagatatattttgtgCGTCTGTAATAGATGACCATTATCCACATAGACCGAAAAAATTGGAATCGatgtgtttatataaatttatgcaatGGTATGATATTACGAAAGTTAAACCACAaagtaaaaacattaaatattacaagatGGATAATGGTTATTACCTTAAACGGCGACAACGTGGACATCtcattaaacattataaatatgatgTTAAGACGCGGccggaaaattattttttttcattacttctTATGTTTCAACCATGGCGAAAAATGGAAGATCTTAAAAATGATTGTGATACTTATGCAGAATCATTTCATAAGGTAAAATTACATCTCGTCGAAGCATTGCAGTATCATGAAAAATtggaagaattgaaaaaagcaATTGAAACTGTAAAGGAATTGGTTCAACAGCAGATTGATGAAAAACAGCATTTGTCTCAAGATGATCCTGATAATCCGATAGGTGTTCAAAATATTCAAGCTGGTGAAGCAATGCAAGATTTTAAAGATCTCGGTGGTCACGAAGAAAAAATCGATATATCTGAAAtgatttcaaaattgaatgtagATCAAAAAAGAGTATTTGATAGAGTCATTAATACCCTGTCAGATAAAAAATCGTTATTACGACTATACGTTAGTGGAGAAGGAGGCACTG cagcGCCCACTGGTATAGCagcgtttaatataaatggttTGACGATACATAGATTACTTCAATTACCCGTTGAACATGGTTCTACTCCTAAGTATAAACAATTAGCTGATCacgtattaaaagttttacgagCAGACCTCAAAgatgttattctttttataattgatgag gaaatattattaattgctgaAGATGAGATTGAATGTACaccatatattaaaaaaagaataacaaagGTATTGGcggataatgatgatgataatactAGGACAGCTGGGCTTTTCAAacgaattacaattaaaattggagCAAAAGTTATGATAAGACGTAACATTGATGCCAGTTTAGGCCTTGTAAATGGCACAATTGCTACAGTTATTTCAGTTGTGCAAGATCCATCTACagattatgtagaaaaaattaaacttctttTACCATCTgatttggaatattttattgaaagagTAAGTGTCAAATTTCAAGTTATGGAAAAtgcatttgttattagaaaacaatttcCAATATCTTTGAGTTATGGTATTACCATTCATAAGGCCCAAGGATTAAGTTTACAAAATGTTGTTACGGATATAG GGTTATGTCAGCAAATCCTGCTCGGTTTCTGCAATCAATCTACTGGCATGCCATGCCAGCAGGCTTTGTCGACAAATCCtgagcttaatgcggacacagaATGCTATGAATCTGCAATGGGTATCTGA